From the Hordeum vulgare subsp. vulgare chromosome 1H, MorexV3_pseudomolecules_assembly, whole genome shotgun sequence genome, the window CGTCAGAGGGAACCACAGCCGGCACAGGGATGTAGTCAGCCATGAGATGGATGGGTGTGTCGCGCTGAGgcaggaggggaggagaaggatagagcaCTGGTGGCAAAGGTTGAGCGAGGCGAGGTGCAGGTGAGCAGATGGGACTTGCGGGGGGAGGTAAAATAGAGAAGCAATGGCGCTGCGTGTGCCCGAAACCCCAGCATCTCCGGCAGCGGATGGGATCACGACAATGAGCAACCTGGTGGTCTAGGGCTAGACACCTGTGACAACGAGCCATGAAGTTGGCGTTCCTGGGAGGAGAGCGATGCTTTGTAGgcggtcgaggaggaccttgcatGCTGAAAGAAGAAGAGGTGAGGGCACGGGCGTAAGAGAAGGCAGGCGGGCCAGCGATGGGTGGCGCGGCTCTGGCGGGAGATTTGCGTTGGGCGGCCCGTTGTCACATCCCGTGAGCAGTAGCAGCTTTGTCTGTTGCGGATTCTCGTCtcccgagagagagaggggggtgggGGGCAGCAGAAGTTGACCACGGCAACGGCCCTTCTGGCCTTGGCATTATCCCTTTGGCCAGAAAGTCCAAGACCAAGGCGGGCCTCCTGTGGCGCAGGTAAGGCGCGTGGCAGGAGATGGGTGGCTGCATGCCCGTAGCCATGCAGCTCCTCACGTCGAGCGGGATTTGGTTGCAGCCGGGCTGGGAAGCGACGCAGGGGTACCGAGGGGCCCTCCCTCAGAACGGTCATCCGGAATCAAATCGCGCGTCGCAGGATTTTCTGGGGAGAGCAGGCATGCATGTACACGAACCCCGGGACGCAATTGGCAGTAGCCAATGGAGTCATGTAGAAGTTTGTCGATAGTTGGGGGTCTAGGAGTAGCCACAGGAAGCAAAGCAGAAGTAGATAGCGAGGCGGCAGGAAAGCCGTCAGAACTTGACGAGCTCACAACGAGCGAGGGGAGACAGGCATTACGGGGCAGGTACCCACTTAGATCAGATGAGTCGTCAGCAGGATGTAGCTGCGGTAGAGCGCGCCTGGGATTTTGAAAAGGAGAGCAGAAAAAAAGCTTTTGCACCCGGGCGGCGTCCGGATGATCGACATGGAATGAAACCACCAAGCCCTTGAAGTTAATACCCTCAAGAGAAACAATGAACTGAGCAATCTGATTACTGGCAACTGTAACCGAGAATATGCAAGAACTAAACTGACGAATATAGGGCGATTCGAATTTAGAGCCTAACCAAACTTTCAGCAGCAGGGCAACGTTGGTTGCTGTCGGCGCTAGTGAAGGCAGCAACACCTGAACCCAAACCAGAGCCGCAGGCGCGGAAGATGGCGCCAGTGCGATTGAAGAACATACCAGCGAGGAGAagtttgacaaggcgaagtgaagTAGGGCGTCTCCCGGCGTCCTTAGGAAGGAGGAACCGGGGCCAGTCCGACACCGGCGAAGCATCTCCGGTGTGGAGGCAGCGAGGAAGCCCCTCCGCAGCGGCGATGCAAGCCGCACATCCCCATCGGACGTGAGGGAGGCTGTGGGCCATAGCAAGCCTTCTCTGAGCACTGATCCTGAGGGGAGCGACGCCGACCGGTCAGAGTAACCAGCAACAACGCCGACCGCGGGGAGAGGCGAGCGTCCAGGCACAGCCGCAGGAATCCCCGAAGTAATCGCCGCTGGTGATGGAGCACCCTGCCTGGGTAGGCAGCCCGTTGCCGCCGACGGCGCATCGGACGGCCCAGGTATGGGAATGGGTGAGACCATCCGCGTCGAAGAGGAGATGATGTTGAAGGAGGATGGCATCGgtgcggcggacgacgaggtggtCGACGGTGGTAGCATGATGTCCACCGCAGTCGGAGAGACCGTTGACGGTGGAATGAGCTGGGCGCCGCGACCGGAGCGGTCGTTGGTGCTAACGGTtgcggggtccaagggatccaagGTAGCTGACAACCGAAGCCGAGAGGACGCCGCTGACGAAGGGGCCGACGGGGGCAGCATGTTGGCCGCCGTGGCTGGAGCTACTGGTAACCTTAAGGTGTGCTGGCCGCCGCGGCCGAAGTGGCCTGCGGCGCTGGAGGTTTAGGGCTCGACTGACGGTGCGGTGTGCTGGCCGCCGCGGCCGGAGTGGCCGGCGGCGCTTGAGGCTTAGGACTCGCCTAGCTCAGCTCACCCTCTGATATATATTTTTTCATTTGCACTATCCCACGTGTCGTCCATTATATCTTTCTTATAAAACTAGTAATGTATGTTCTTTGTAGGATCATCTAACTTGTGCATACTCGTGATTGGCCCACATGTCACATGTGCAAATATCGCCGGTAAGGTGcaattttgtgtgttcttcatttcTTTGCAGAATGGCCAATGGCATCAGTCTCCTCGTGATTATTAATGCATAATATTTAGTTGGAGCATATACCTTAGCAGCATGTCTGACACCTGTTCATCTTCTGAGGTGTTATGTTCAGCATGCTTTTTATCTTCTGATCATAGGAAGGCATATTTTGAACTTCTTTTTTTTCCCTTCAAGGTAAAGAATCTCATTTCCGACGGCTTCGCTGGACAGAAAGGGCCCCAACTTTGTATATATGAGTTATTTGACTTCCCACACAACTCATCAGTTCGATGTCCTTCCACAGCATGTCTGCTGTTGCCTGTAGTGACCATACTGAGCTGGCATGTCAATTAGGAATTTTCTGCCTTGTTAAAAGTAGTGGCCCTAGCCGCCCTACCACCTTTGGTGTATTGTGTACACCATGCACATCAAACGTTCTCTTCTTATACCAATCCCTCTCACTTGCATTTATCCCCAGACACACCAGAGGGGATTCATATCCAGAAGCCATGTTCAATCCTTCTTCCTCGTCTGTGCCCACCTACAGTGACCCCTCCATGCACCAAGCAGTGAACTTCTCTGGTGATCTGCACACAGCTCCAACCGAAATTCCCCGTGGCAGCGGTTTCTTCCATGGCAATGGTGGTCTGTTCTCTCCGGTCGATGTTTCCGCTTCGCCGCCGCCTTCCTACATCTCTTCCCTCCTTCCCTACAACATAAACACGAGCACCAGCTCACACTCCTTACCCTTTCACCTCCAGTTTCCTGACCCCCTCAACGGTAATGCCGCCTTCTCTTGCCCGTCTCATTTGACATGGCAGTTGCATCCACCCCCTGTTGTTTCATCCCCGTCCTCATCCTCCGGCGACTTCTTTGAACTCAGCCGCTCCGGTACCATGCGGCGTGTCCTCAGCACCGGTGACCTGCAGGTAATGCAACAAACCTCGAGTTTTAACTGCAGTCCATACCGCCAAGCAGCTGCTAAACGTTTTTCGCGCCTGTTGatgcaaaacaaacaaaacaggggAAGAATGTTCCGCTGCCGGCGCCAATACCGCCGCAATTTCCAGGCGACAACTGCAGCCAGGAAGGTGGTGATCCTTTTTCAGAGAAGGTGGGGCGTTACAGCGCCGAAGAACGCAAGGAGAGGATCGAGAGGTACCGCGCCAAGCGCCAGCAGAGGAACTTCCACAAGAAGATCACTGTGTGTATtgacccccactcacagcctgcAAATGCATGATCGTTTTCTCTTGCCAGTTCTAATAAGTTGTAACACATGTCTTGCTCACCGCCAtctttgtcctcgtcgtcgtcgtccagtaCGCGTGCAGGAAGACACTGGCGGATAGCAGGCCAAGGGTGCAGGGCCGCTTCGCGAGGAACGTGGAGGCGGAGGGCGACATGGAGACGGAGGCGTCTGACATCAGCTACGAGTACTGCCCATACAACGACCTCAGTGGCGGCAACCGCTACGGCAGCCAGAGCCAGAGCCAGTGCATGGAAACCGTCGGCGATGGCGCGGCGTCTGACGACAGCAAGTGGTGGTGGGGCACGCCGGTGGCAGCcaacaagcagcagcagcagcttggTTTCGACGTCGACGGCGATGACGAATACCAGCTGTGGGCCAGCCTCGCTGACATGTGCTAAGCTCCGGCACCCGATTGGTGCGGCGCTGTCTGGTCTCTGGTGCGAGGAGCACCGAGCGAGCGGCGGCTGCAGCGGTCAGAGCGGCGTCGCTGACCTTCTTaagcccgcccgcccgcccgcccgcccgccacCGTACCCGTAGTGGATGCAGCTTAATTATTTAGCctttagtagcagcagtagacgaAAGAAAGACGAGGATGAAGTGAAGACGACCTCTCACtcactcctcagcttcttctccgTGTG encodes:
- the LOC123414594 gene encoding two-component response regulator-like APRR5; its protein translation is MFNPSSSSVPTYSDPSMHQAVNFSGDLHTAPTEIPRGSGFFHGNGGLFSPVDVSASPPPSYISSLLPYNINTSTSSHSLPFHLQFPDPLNGNAAFSCPSHLTWQLHPPPVVSSPSSSSGDFFELSRSGTMRRVLSTGDLQGKNVPLPAPIPPQFPGDNCSQEGGDPFSEKVGRYSAEERKERIERYRAKRQQRNFHKKITYACRKTLADSRPRVQGRFARNVEAEGDMETEASDISYEYCPYNDLSGGNRYGSQSQSQCMETVGDGAASDDSKWWWGTPVAANKQQQQLGFDVDGDDEYQLWASLADMC